The sequence AGGATTAATTGCGTTGGTCGTTGGATCTGACAGCTTTCGCCTCCGGCTGACAAAACAAGCGTAATTGTGAGGCTTATTCATTCCATAGACAGGCGAGACCAGGTTTATTATTTCCGAATTCAGATAGCCGTAATCACATCATTGATTGTGTTTATTATGCTGTTCCGGTTCTGGCCTGATTTTGAACAATCGGATCAGGATTTGTCGGAGCGCTTTTCAAATGAAGAGCTGATTGACCAGGATTTTGTCATCGCACGGCAAGAAGTGACCGTGCAGCGTGATGCTCCCCCGGTTCCGCGGCCTGATGTTACCGTTCCCGATGATGAAGTGGTCGATGTGGAATATGATCTCGACTTGAATGGTATGGATGACGGCGACCTGGCCCCGTTTGCTGAAGATCCCGGTCCCGCTGAAATTGTCGGACAACCTGACCAGCCTCCCAGTGTCCGCAGGATTGTCGAACCGGTTACTCCTTCGGCTGCGCGACGGGACGGTTTGCGTGTGGAGGTTATTGTTTCTTACGTGGTATCGGAAACCGGAGAGGTTGAAGAGGCAGAAATCGAGGATCTCCGGGTTTTTAATGAAGAAACCGGGCAGTTTGAGTCGGTTAGCGAGACAGGATACGGCTTCAGGGAAATTACGCTTCGGGCCGCCAGGCAGTGGCGGTTTAACCCCGCCATGTATCAGGGCGAACCGGTAAGGTCCACGACCAGCCATCGCTTTACATTTGGCAGCTGAACATGCCCGATGCCTGACTGCCGGTGTATTTCTTGCCGTGGTGTTATTTTGGAGCCGGCAAAATACCATTGAAAATATCCTTGCTCTGTTGCCCCGCGATGGTATTTGTCATATATTGGCATCCTCGATTACCGGGGCTGACAGAAATGGAGAGATGCCGGAGTGGTCGAACGGGCTCGCCTGGAAAGCGAGTGTACCCTAACCGGGTACCGAGGGTTCGAATCCCTCTCTCTCCGCTCCTTTTTTATCGCCCCTCCTCTGGCAGTCCGTTATTTAGACAAATCCCTGAAAATTGTTGGCGGAAAGGTGTCGCTTTTGTAATATTAAAATATTATAATAAAACTGTTTGTTAATGTTGTATCCGGAATCTTCCGGTAACCTTGTTGTAAGACAGCTTATTTTTTCTGAACGGTTTCACTAAGCATTGGGAGCAAAAACTCCTTTTTCCCAAAAATAATATTCTGACTGTGTAATTCATTATCCATTCCTGCGGGGTTGTTAGTGGGGTTTTACCATTTTTCCATGAAAAAAGTATTTGCGATAGCATTTCTGACTGCTGCATTGCTGGTGGCATGTGAACGTCCGTCAAGTCCCGATTTTCAGGTGAATCAGGAAATGGAGATACCGGTATTCAGTGATCTGAGCTACCGCTTTGTGGGTGAGGGCAGCAGAGCGATCATAGACACTACCCGTACCGATTTTCGGGAACTGTTTTCTGCCGGTGACGGGGGGCTGGTTTACTTTTCCTCTGAATTTGATTTCGAAACGGGTGATCTTGATAATATTATCCCCGCCCTGAATGTTGATCCGCAAAGCATGGATGCCGAACTGGGACTGATAGAAGTTGACGATTTTTCGTCATCTTTTGAGTCGGATATCGGCAAAATTCAGAATGAACCGGAAGCTGTTGATGATCAGAATAACAGGGTGGGCACTTTTGAGCTGGAGTATGAAGCACAGGGGTCTGCCGCTTTCAGTGATGTTGTTGATCAGCCGGGTGTATCACCAGGACCGGGCGATCCGCTGCCAGGATCCGATCCCGATCAGCCTCCGACTACGGTTATCATTCTGGACGATGATGATCTCATCTCAGCCGAAATTCAGCAAGGCAGCATGCAGGTGGAAATTGCCAATGATCTCGGGTTTGATTTATCCGAAGTTGAAGTGACACTCTTGTCAGACTATTCAGAAGAGAACGGAACAGGAAGCCCTGTGGGAACGCCGCTTCTCTTTGAAAACCTGCAGCACGGTTCACAGGATAGTGGTTCCATCGCTTTTTCAGACGGGGATCTCCTCGAAGCATCTCTGGCATTAGAGGTAACAACGGAATGGGATGACCAGAACATGAGTTCAGACCAGGGTGAGCTTCATTTCCGGATATCAGATCAGCGGTTGCGGGCAAGAAACGCTGTTGGGAATGTCAGACAACAGGGACTGGAACCGGAAAAGGATGATCTGAAGGTTTCTGATCCTGATTTTGATTACGCTGTTGTCTCTGATGATCCGGAGCCGGGCAGCCCTTACGAACTTATCGTAACGATCGTGAATGAAACCGAGCTGCCTGTGGCGGACAGCTTGATTTCAGGCATGCCGGTGATCACAATATTCAACTCCGACGGAGAGCAGCTGGATGGCCCGGGGCGGTTTGAAAATGAAAGCACGCCCGGGGCAGACAGGCTGAATCAGGACGAAACGGCAACGGCTGTTTTTGATTTGTCTGGACAAAAACTGACCCGGGACCTTACCTACGAGATCGATATAGGCACAACCGGAGGCAGAAACCTGACTGTGGATGAAAACGACCTGATTGTAATCACCGCTGAAACTACCGAGCTTGAATTCGAGGAAGTCCGTTCAGCCATTGATCCTCAATCCGACATCATCCTTGAAGATGTAAAAGATGTTGACGGCGATTTTGTGGAAGCAGAGGTTGAAGAGGGGCAGATCGAAGTGACTTTTATCAATGAAAGCGAGCTCCCGCTGACCATTGATTACCTGCAGTTTTACAATGACCAGGCGTTCCGGGCGAAAAATACAGGCGCCTTTTTCGACCGCGGATCACAAATCGGTGAAATCGAGGGAGTTGAAATTCCTCCGATGTCCGAGATAACGGAAATTATACCACTTGAAAACACCGGAATTTCCAATCGCATTGCATACGAGGGCACGGCTTCTTCTCAGGGAACAGCAGAACCGGCAACCGTACTTTCCGGCGACGTTATTCGAACTGAAATGGAAGGTTCCGTGCTGCTGACCTCAGCCTCATCTGTGTTGCGCCCTCAGGAGTTTACAAAAAGTGACGCATCAGACATTTCAGATGAAGAGCTGCTGTTCACATCCCCTGATCATTATGTGGAAATTGCCTCCGGCGTGCTCGTAATACGTGATATCGAGAATCAGATAGATCTGGATGTTGACACGCTTATTGTCTCATTTCCAACCATCATCAAAGACCGCAACGGGGCTTACGATCCGGCTGACTCCCTGTGGATAGAACTTTCGGGACCGGATCGCATCAGGCGATCATCAGATGCCGGGGCCGGACAGCCCGGGATCAGACATGATCTGGACAATTATCGCATATATGCTCCGGACAACAAGATACCGTACCACCTTTCTGCGGTCACCGAAGATACGCGTACTGCTGCCGGAAATGATACTGTGCGCACGGTTGAATCACATCATGCGGTTTCAAGTTTGTTTGAAGTTGAGAATCTGGAGCTTCGCAGGGCGTTCGGGAAAGTGACACCGCGCACCGAGCTGATCAACGAGGATGAAGGGGATGACGGAATAATCGATATATTCAACGACAATGAGGCGGAAATCACCAATATAGAAGATCTTGAAGGGTTTTCAGAAAGAGTATCCGGAATATCAGTCACCGATCCCGTTATCAATCTGTTTTATGATACCAATATCGGAGTGGAAGGTGAGGTGATTGCTGCCATAGTGGGTGTCAATGAGGAAGGAGAGAAGGTGTTTTTGTCCGGAAAACCGGGAACCGACAGGGAAGCACCGCCCGTTGATGATCCCCCCGCTTTATACGCGGACGGCAATCCGATAGACAGGAGCAATCTCATATCGTTTGAACTGGAACCTGCATCCGGTCCGGGTGAAAAGTCGCGTGATAATGTAGTCAGATTTGATGCCGGCACTACAAATGTGGATGAGTTTCTCAGCAATTTCCCCGTTGAGGTACGGTTTATCGGGATGGTTGCCGCCAATCCGGACAATAAGCCGGGATTCATTGAAGATCCGGTTATATTCAATACATCCATGGGCATTGATATTCCCGTTTCCTTCTCGACCGGCGATGGTGACCGTGCCACTATCAGTGACATCATTGATGCCGACCTTTCCGACCTTCCTGACAGCCAGGATGACCTGAGCCTGACGGAAGCCGAGTTCATTATCACCTATGTGAACGGGTTCCCCTTTGACAGCGAATTTACTTTCGAGTTTCTGGATGCATCCGATAATGTCATAACAACATCACGCGGTGAACCTGTTGAAAGTCTCAGTTTCACTGTGGACGGGGCCACTGTCAATCCGGAAACCCGTTTTACTGAACGGCCGAAAGATGGTCTTACGAAAATTACTGTGAGCGGTGAACAGGCTGATTATTTGTACAGGACACGGAAAATTCGACTTACGGGCGATCTTGCCACAAGCAGGGATGATATTTCCGGTGAGGTTAAAGTGCGTGCCCGCGATACCATAACCCTGAGCGTCAATGTCAATATTTCAACAAATCTGAAAGTTAACTGACCCATTTTTGATCACACTAACATACTGCGTGGCAAAGCATGAGCTCTGCAACGCAGGAATATCATTAAACACTGTTACTGAAGAACAGGTGGTCCGATAAACCGGTCATTTTAAACACATGAATCTGCGAAAAGGCATATTGCTCCCGGTGTTGCTGACGATTGCCGGGCTGATATTTCAGCCCGGGTACTGTGCTTTTGCGCAGGGAATGCATACCACTGCCACAAGTATGGCCCTTGGCGGGGGCGGCTCGGCTTATGTGCCGGGTTACCATGCTGCCTTTGTAAATCCGGCCAATCTCATGCTCCCGGAGCGCGACACACGCATTACACTGGGTGTGCTGGGTGGTGTTCGTTCCTCTGCCGGCGGCAGCCTCGTCAATATATCACTCTACAACAAGCATTTCACAAAAGGCCATGTCCTGGATTCCGACCGGGTTATGGATATTTCAGATGACTGGTTCGGTACATCGCGCAATGCCATGGGATATGCGGGAGCCGATGTCAGCGTTGTGCCGCTTGGTGCAAGTTATCGCCGGGATCGTATGGCCTTCAGTTCTGCCATACGTGCCCGGACTCTCAGCAGCGCCCGCATGAGCAAAGGCTTCTTTGAACTGGCGCTGACCGGACTCAGCTCAAAGGTATTCAAAGATCCCAAAAATGTTGATCTGTCAGGTGAGTTCCTTGGAATGTGGGAGTGGTCTTTCGGATATGCCATGGAGGTATGGAGAAATTCGGAACGTTTTGAGCCCGGTGCACAGCGTATTTATGCCGGGATTGCACCCAAACTCCTTTTCGGAATGGGTTATGCCCGTATCGGACTGGAATCGTCCCTGCAAGTCACCGGTCAGAATCAGGGTCAGGCCAGGGTGCATCATGAATTTGATTACAAGCTGCTGACCGTGGGAAATCTTACGGATGACCTGGAGGCCTATTACCAGGAAAGGCGTGTCAGGGGGAATGAAGACGCCCTGCTCTCCGACTTTGTCGATGACGATTCGTTCTCGGATCTGGGCGGTGTGTTTGGCACCGGATTGGGACTGGATCTGGGTGCTACCTGGGAATGGTACCGGGGAGACATCGACCTGCCGGTCATAGGCTCGGGTCCGCAAATTATCAGAGCCTCTTTTTCAATCACGGATATCGGAGCTATCTCCTTTGATGATAATGCCGGTGAGTTTCGTGCCGCTGATACCTTCGACTGGGAAGGAGTGACCGTTGACTTTGACTATATCGACAGGGAGCATGACGGTGACGTGCTGGATTATCTCGAATATGTCGTCAAAGACAGTATCGGCAGTGATATTTATGGCAACTTTTCATCCAGGGAAACAAGCAGTCACCGGATTGGGTTGACGCCTGCATTCACCTTCGGGGGAGCAGTAACCATGGGGAAGCTGGGTGTGATGCTCGATATCGGGAAGGGAATCAACAACCGGGGTGTAAACAGCCGGAGATTTTATACGGCACTGGGCAGTCAATATATGCTGATCAATGCCATTCCGCTGCGTTTTGGAATCAGGGCCGGAGGCGGTTCAAGCGTCAATCTGTCCTTCGGAACCGGGGTTGATGTAAGAAATTTTGAATTCAGCTTCAGTGTAATGACAACCCCGGGGTCGGAGCGCAGAGGAGGCAATATCGGTGCGGCCCTGAGCGGATTCGTCGTCCGGTTCTGAAGTGTACAATTTCCCGGAACACGGCGTGACTGATTGAACAGATTCAAATGTTACTCTTCAGCCGCTTGTTCCCTGAGGTCCCGCAGTTTGGAAAACCTGAAAAGGGATAACTCTTTAGGCAGCTTTTCTCCGCGGATCAGGTGCTCGGCCAGCCCGGCGGCAATGCATTCGGAGTAAAGCAGGCCCTTGGAACCCAGTCCGGCGAAAATGTAAAGGCCTTTCTCGGAATAGTGCTCTCCGACCAGAGGAATACGATCGGGTGTCGTGGCGCGGATGCCGGACCACTGACCAATTCTGCGGCATTTGGTGTATAAATCGGGCAGAAGCTCATTGAGTTTTTGATCGAGCAGGCCGGCACCCTGATCATCCGGGTTTTCGTCATGGAAATGGTGTTCATAGGTACTTCCAACGACCAGACGGTTGCGGGAGATCGGTGCGATATAACCGTAGGCAGATATCGCCGGCAGGTCGCTCACATTTTCCTGGCATTCATAAATGGCGAGCTGGCCTTTGACGGAATTCAGCGGCAGTTCATTCCAGTATTTGTTTTCACGGCTTTTGTAGCCGGCGGTTAGGATGACAGTCGGAGCCGTTGCCTGTTTTTTGAAGCTGGTAAGGGTCCAGTTACGTTCACGCTCCAGCTGGTAGGGTCCGCCGTATTGAAACTGAACTCCCTGTTCTTGCAAATATCTGACGCAGGCATTGAGATATTCCGGAGTCTGCACTACCATGCCCTTTCGTATGAAGAGCCCTCCCGATTGATCTTTCAGGCGGGGGACGAGACCGGAAACGGCATCCGGCTGGAGCCACTCTACCCAGCCTTTCGGCCAGCGGGAGCGCTTCAGCGCATTACGAAAATTTTCACTCAAAGCCTCATCTATGGCAGGACGCAATACACCGTTCCTGGTCCACAGCTTTTCATCTGTGTATGCTGAAACACGCTTCAGCCGCTCCTCGAGCATATGCATGCAGCTCTCTGCATTCCAGGCAATCCGGGCCCTCTGTCCGGTAGCGGGATTTACCATTGCCCCGGGTACTCCGGACGCTCCCTGACCAACTTCCCTGGCTTCGTGTACCAGTATCCGGAGTTTTTTGTTTTTCTCAATAAGCTGTGCTGCCGTTGCAAGTCCGGCCAATCCACCGCCGATGACGATGACATCAAATTTTTCCATGCTTCACATTACTTTTTTCAAATTCAGGACACGACATCCGTTTGCCGGTAGTTGTCATCGTGACTGCGGTACTTACGCAAGAAGTTGTTTGGATTCAATGAAATGAGCCCCTGACGCGGACATCTCGTGCCAGGCCTGATCCAGCGACCCGTTCACATCAAGGCCCTGTACCGCATCTTTTACAACATGTACCTGAAAGCCCAGTTTCCGGGCATCCAGGACAGTCCATTTTACGCAAAAATCTGCTGCTAATCCAGCGATATAAAGTGTTTCAACATCTCTTTCTTTGAGATATCCTGCAAGTCCGGTTGCCGTCTGATGATCGTTTTCAAAAAACCCGGAGTAGGAATCAATTTCTTTGCGAAACCCCTTGCGGATAATAAGCTGGGCGGATTCGACATTCAGATCGGGGTGAAATTCGGCGCCTTTGGTCCCCTGGATGCAATGATCCGGCCAGAGTACCTGTCTGCCGTAGTCCATGGTCACTTCATCAAAAGGTTCTTTGGCGCTGTGAGATGAGGCAAAGGAGTGATGTCCGGCAGGATGCCAGTCCTGGGTAAGAATGATATTCCGGAATTTTCCGGTGAGCTGATTGATAACCGGTACGACCCGGTCTCCCTCAGGCACAGCCAGTGCGCCGCCGGGGCAGAAATCATTTTGAGTATCAACTATCAAAAGAGCTGAATTCATAAAAACTGTGAAATTGTTTTGCTGAGATGTATGTCCTGTTATGGATTACACTTTCTGCTTCAGTTTATCTATAAGGTTTGCAATGCTTTGATTGATTCTGATGTCATAACAAGCCGGATTGCTTAATCGTTTTACAGGTTCCGGAACCCTGTCTGTTCTTTCTGAGCTGAAACCTGCGATAGCGGAAAGGTCGGTGGTGGTTTTTGTGATTTTGCCGTTCTGCATCACGAGCTTTCGGATAAACTGCTGCGTATTGACGGAATCCCGTCCGTCAGGACCATCGCTGTCTGCTTCGGGATCACTGCTGCCGGTTTTTTTCAGTGATATGATATCGTGGCGGAAAGTACCGTCTTCATCAGACACGCGGGACAGGCTTTTGATACCGGGAAGGCTTCGTTTCGATGGCTCATCAGTATACTTCATCGTTGGGCGGTCTCCGAACCAGCTCATCTTGTACACCCCGCTCAGAGCCCCGTCAGGGTGGCCGGTAATAAGCCGGGTACCAACTCCGAAATAATCTATCGGGGCTTTATCACGCATCAATGATACAATCCGGCCTTCATCCAGCTGGTCAGAAACAGCAATGGCCACATAATCGAGACCGGCATCGTCCAGCATCGCCCGGGCCTTGCGGGACAGCTCAAGAGGGTTGCCGCTGTCCAGACGGATCGCCAGCAGCCGGTTGCCGCGTTCCTCCAGTTCCTTTGCGACCGTGATCGCATTCGGAATGCCTGAGCCGACCGAGTCGTATGTATCTACAAGCAGGATGGACGTATCCGGATACATATCGGCGTACTTTTGGAAAGCGTTGAGCTCGCTGTCAAAACACTGGATCCAGGAGTGTGCCATGGTTCCCGAAACAGGGATGTTGTGACGATAGCCGGCAAGCACGTTGGAAGTGGCGCTGACGCCTCCGATGGCGGCCGCGCGCGATGCGGCAATTGCTCCGGTCCCCTGTCCACGCCGAAGGCCGAAATCGATCAGCTTCCGGTCACCGCAGGCAAGTTTGAGTCTGCGGGCTTTTGTGGCAATAAGCGATTGAAAGTTGAGGATGTTGAGCAGCAGGGTTTCTATCAGCTGACAGGAAAGCATCGAGCCCGAAACAGTGAGTACGGGTTCAGCCGGAAAAACGATTTCTCCTTCCCTGACACTGATGACGGTTCCGTCGAAACGATAACCGGAAAGATAATCACAGAACTCGCGGTCAAATCCTTTGTCCAGCAGCCAGTTGCACTCATCTTTGCTGAACCGGTAGGATTCCAGCACTTCCAGCAGGTCAGCCAGGCCTGCGAATACGACAAACTGCCCCCCGAATGGAGCCTGCCGGAAAAAGTAGTCAAAACAGGCCGGCTTTTTATGCATTCCCGTCCTGAAGTATCCCTGACTCATTGTCAGTTGATACAGATCGGTATACAAGCCGGGGTGCGATATGTCCCTTATTCCCATGTACAGATAATTAAATTCAGGTGATATACAGAGAAGTAACAAGCTATCCCGGCAATCAGTTTGCTCTGAATGTAACGGTACAAACTTAGTGTTACCAATTCGTAATTCAAAACAAGTTAGGTATATTGCCTTGGAAAACGGCATTTCCACAATCAGGTATTTGCTGTTGCAACAAATTTGGTCATCTCATTCTGAAAAATGCGTTAAAAATGATGTCGTGTCCCAGGTTGAAATATTTACCGGTAAGCATATTCATTTCATTTTTATTCATGGCGGTCTTGCTGCAACCCGGCCGGGCAATGTCCCCGGAAGCAGGTGACCCCGCCGGTGACTCCGGCTCCGATAGCGACGATACGGTAGCTTCTAATGCTTCCGTCGTTGCCGGGGAGACCGTCAGGATCATACTGGATCATGTCGATTCGGACAACAACCTGCTGGCCGGAGACGACAGAATCATCCCGCAGCCGGTTTATCTTGATATGGATGTGCCGGCTTCGGTGCGTGACCAGATGTACCGGAGCCTGCTTGAGGAAGGCATCAGGCTGGCCGATTCTTCCGGTGAACGGCATGTGATTCGTATCGAGTGGGAACCTGAAAATACCGTTATCATTGAACGTGGCGGATCCAGCCGCAGGATCCTGAGCTCCGATCTGTTTTTTACCTGGCTGGATCCGGATCAGGAGATACAAATTGCATGGAGCAGCTCGTTTCATGTGGAGGACGAGATACCTTCCGGTCAGGTTTCGGATCTGGCGGGCACTTGGAACCCGGCAAGGTTTCATCACAGGGAAGAGTCCCGGCGATTCTCCGTGCTCAGCCGGCTGGCTGAACCAGCAATTATTACCGGAGCAGTAGCTGTCACCATTTACCTTCTCTATAACGTAAGAAGTTGATGCAA comes from Natronogracilivirga saccharolytica and encodes:
- a CDS encoding energy transducer TonB, encoding MRLIHSIDRRDQVYYFRIQIAVITSLIVFIMLFRFWPDFEQSDQDLSERFSNEELIDQDFVIARQEVTVQRDAPPVPRPDVTVPDDEVVDVEYDLDLNGMDDGDLAPFAEDPGPAEIVGQPDQPPSVRRIVEPVTPSAARRDGLRVEVIVSYVVSETGEVEEAEIEDLRVFNEETGQFESVSETGYGFREITLRAARQWRFNPAMYQGEPVRSTTSHRFTFGS
- a CDS encoding DUF5723 family protein; translation: MNLRKGILLPVLLTIAGLIFQPGYCAFAQGMHTTATSMALGGGGSAYVPGYHAAFVNPANLMLPERDTRITLGVLGGVRSSAGGSLVNISLYNKHFTKGHVLDSDRVMDISDDWFGTSRNAMGYAGADVSVVPLGASYRRDRMAFSSAIRARTLSSARMSKGFFELALTGLSSKVFKDPKNVDLSGEFLGMWEWSFGYAMEVWRNSERFEPGAQRIYAGIAPKLLFGMGYARIGLESSLQVTGQNQGQARVHHEFDYKLLTVGNLTDDLEAYYQERRVRGNEDALLSDFVDDDSFSDLGGVFGTGLGLDLGATWEWYRGDIDLPVIGSGPQIIRASFSITDIGAISFDDNAGEFRAADTFDWEGVTVDFDYIDREHDGDVLDYLEYVVKDSIGSDIYGNFSSRETSSHRIGLTPAFTFGGAVTMGKLGVMLDIGKGINNRGVNSRRFYTALGSQYMLINAIPLRFGIRAGGGSSVNLSFGTGVDVRNFEFSFSVMTTPGSERRGGNIGAALSGFVVRF
- a CDS encoding NAD(P)/FAD-dependent oxidoreductase; this translates as MEKFDVIVIGGGLAGLATAAQLIEKNKKLRILVHEAREVGQGASGVPGAMVNPATGQRARIAWNAESCMHMLEERLKRVSAYTDEKLWTRNGVLRPAIDEALSENFRNALKRSRWPKGWVEWLQPDAVSGLVPRLKDQSGGLFIRKGMVVQTPEYLNACVRYLQEQGVQFQYGGPYQLERERNWTLTSFKKQATAPTVILTAGYKSRENKYWNELPLNSVKGQLAIYECQENVSDLPAISAYGYIAPISRNRLVVGSTYEHHFHDENPDDQGAGLLDQKLNELLPDLYTKCRRIGQWSGIRATTPDRIPLVGEHYSEKGLYIFAGLGSKGLLYSECIAAGLAEHLIRGEKLPKELSLFRFSKLRDLREQAAEE
- the pncA gene encoding bifunctional nicotinamidase/pyrazinamidase yields the protein MNSALLIVDTQNDFCPGGALAVPEGDRVVPVINQLTGKFRNIILTQDWHPAGHHSFASSHSAKEPFDEVTMDYGRQVLWPDHCIQGTKGAEFHPDLNVESAQLIIRKGFRKEIDSYSGFFENDHQTATGLAGYLKERDVETLYIAGLAADFCVKWTVLDARKLGFQVHVVKDAVQGLDVNGSLDQAWHEMSASGAHFIESKQLLA
- a CDS encoding nicotinate phosphoribosyltransferase, translating into MGIRDISHPGLYTDLYQLTMSQGYFRTGMHKKPACFDYFFRQAPFGGQFVVFAGLADLLEVLESYRFSKDECNWLLDKGFDREFCDYLSGYRFDGTVISVREGEIVFPAEPVLTVSGSMLSCQLIETLLLNILNFQSLIATKARRLKLACGDRKLIDFGLRRGQGTGAIAASRAAAIGGVSATSNVLAGYRHNIPVSGTMAHSWIQCFDSELNAFQKYADMYPDTSILLVDTYDSVGSGIPNAITVAKELEERGNRLLAIRLDSGNPLELSRKARAMLDDAGLDYVAIAVSDQLDEGRIVSLMRDKAPIDYFGVGTRLITGHPDGALSGVYKMSWFGDRPTMKYTDEPSKRSLPGIKSLSRVSDEDGTFRHDIISLKKTGSSDPEADSDGPDGRDSVNTQQFIRKLVMQNGKITKTTTDLSAIAGFSSERTDRVPEPVKRLSNPACYDIRINQSIANLIDKLKQKV